Proteins found in one Microcoleus sp. FACHB-68 genomic segment:
- the bchL gene encoding ferredoxin:protochlorophyllide reductase (ATP-dependent) iron-sulfur ATP-binding protein, producing MKLAVYGKGGIGKSTTSCNISVALARRGKKVLQIGCDPKHDSTFTLTGFLIPTIIDTLQEKDFHYEDVWPEDVIYKGYGGVDCVEAGGPPAGAGCGGYVVGETVKLLKELNAFDEYDVILFDVLGDVVCGGFAAPLNYADYCMIVTDNGFDALFAANRIAASVREKARTHPLRLAGLIGNRTSKRDLIEKYIEAVPMPVLEVLPLIEDIRVSRVKGKTLFEMAETDPSLNYVCDYYLNIADQILARPEGVVPNDAPDRELFTLLSDFYLNPTQPKVTSEEELDLMMV from the coding sequence GTGAAACTAGCAGTTTACGGAAAAGGCGGAATCGGTAAATCTACAACCAGCTGTAACATCTCGGTTGCCCTGGCACGTCGCGGCAAAAAAGTGTTGCAAATCGGCTGCGATCCGAAACACGACAGCACTTTTACCCTCACCGGCTTCTTGATTCCCACGATTATTGACACGCTGCAAGAAAAGGATTTTCACTACGAAGACGTTTGGCCAGAAGACGTCATTTATAAAGGCTATGGCGGCGTTGATTGCGTAGAAGCTGGCGGGCCTCCTGCTGGTGCCGGTTGTGGGGGTTACGTCGTGGGCGAAACCGTGAAACTGCTCAAAGAACTCAACGCCTTCGACGAATACGACGTGATTTTATTTGACGTTCTTGGAGACGTGGTTTGCGGTGGGTTTGCGGCCCCCCTCAACTATGCCGACTACTGCATGATCGTCACCGACAACGGATTTGATGCTCTGTTTGCTGCCAACCGAATTGCAGCATCCGTGCGGGAAAAAGCCCGGACACACCCCTTGCGCCTCGCCGGCTTAATTGGTAACCGCACCTCTAAGCGCGATTTGATCGAAAAATATATCGAAGCCGTACCGATGCCGGTGCTGGAAGTTTTGCCGCTGATTGAAGATATTCGCGTCTCTCGCGTCAAAGGCAAAACTTTGTTTGAAATGGCAGAGACAGACCCCTCCCTCAACTACGTCTGCGACTACTACCTCAACATCGCCGACCAAATTCTGGCTCGTCCAGAAGGCGTAGTGCCCAACGACGCCCCAGATCGGGAGTTGTTCACCTTGCTGTCTGACTTCTACCTCAACCCCACCCAGCCCAAAGTTACCAGCGAAGAAGAATTAGACCTGATGATGGTATAG
- a CDS encoding response regulator gives MSHVLLVDDEEPLRASLTFSLVQEGYKVMTAGDGLSALEMVKQKVPDIIILDLMLPGMDGMELCWRIRAFSEVPILILTAKDHDADKVWGLKAGADDYLTKPFNTRELIARIEAILRRCTRSSNSSQTKS, from the coding sequence ATGTCTCACGTTTTATTAGTTGATGATGAAGAACCACTTCGGGCGAGTCTCACGTTTTCTTTAGTCCAAGAAGGCTATAAAGTGATGACAGCAGGAGATGGGCTAAGCGCACTAGAAATGGTGAAACAAAAAGTGCCAGATATCATTATCTTGGACTTGATGTTACCGGGAATGGATGGAATGGAACTTTGCTGGCGCATTCGTGCTTTCTCTGAGGTTCCTATTCTGATCTTAACTGCCAAAGATCACGATGCAGACAAAGTTTGGGGGTTAAAAGCCGGCGCAGATGACTATCTCACCAAACCTTTTAACACTCGTGAGTTGATCGCCCGAATCGAAGCTATTCTGCGCCGGTGTACTCGCAGCTCAAACTCTTCGCAAACAAAATCATAA
- a CDS encoding ATP-binding protein, whose product MQAEQKVNILLVDDHPKNLLALEAILEGLDQNLVKAQSGEEALRCLLHQDFAVILLDVQMPGIDGFETATLIRERQRTRLTPIIFLTAFSKSDSFVFQGYSLGAVDYLFKPIEPEILISKVSVFVDLFKKTAEVKRQAEEIYSLNTELEQRVLERTAQLEAANRLKDLLLKSEQAARTQAEAAEQRFRDLVNGLGHTIFWEADPFTEKFTFVSQSAEQILGYPLDKWTSEPNFWLQLFHPDDRGWAQALAKTETLEGRDHQFEYRCVAADGQVLWLRNRAYIVRDSEGAVVKVRGLMIDITEAKQAEETLSARAEELARLTIVLTQTNAALEKRNQELDQFAYVISHDLKAPLRAIANLSLWLEEDLGDKLGEDTQHQMNLLRGRVHRMENLINGILEYSRVGRLQTELETVSVEVILKDVIDSVAPPPTFTVEVCPGMPTLKTSRLLLEQVFSNLISNAIKHHDRPDGCVKVTFQEKKDFYEFSVADDGPGIAPQYHERVFVIFQTLQSRDTTENTGIGLSLVKKIVESEGGTISVDSQEGQGTAIRFTWPKIGKKTE is encoded by the coding sequence ATGCAAGCCGAACAAAAAGTTAACATTCTCCTCGTTGATGACCATCCCAAAAACTTGCTGGCCTTAGAAGCCATCCTAGAAGGACTCGATCAGAATTTAGTTAAAGCTCAATCTGGCGAAGAAGCTTTAAGATGTTTGCTTCATCAAGATTTTGCGGTTATCCTGCTTGATGTCCAAATGCCAGGGATAGATGGATTTGAGACAGCAACGCTGATCAGAGAAAGACAACGGACGCGGCTCACCCCGATTATTTTTCTAACAGCATTTAGCAAAAGCGATTCATTTGTATTTCAAGGTTACTCTCTGGGGGCGGTAGATTACCTGTTCAAACCCATTGAACCAGAAATCTTAATCTCTAAAGTTTCAGTATTTGTTGACCTGTTCAAGAAGACAGCAGAAGTCAAAAGACAAGCCGAAGAAATTTATAGTCTGAATACAGAGTTAGAACAACGAGTCCTGGAACGAACCGCCCAATTAGAAGCAGCAAACCGGCTCAAAGATCTATTGTTAAAAAGCGAGCAAGCAGCACGCACCCAAGCTGAAGCCGCAGAACAGCGTTTTCGCGATTTAGTCAATGGTTTAGGTCACACAATCTTTTGGGAAGCCGATCCCTTCACTGAGAAATTTACATTCGTCAGCCAGAGTGCTGAGCAAATTCTGGGCTATCCCCTTGACAAATGGACAAGCGAACCAAATTTCTGGCTGCAGCTTTTCCATCCCGATGATCGGGGTTGGGCGCAAGCTTTAGCGAAAACGGAAACCCTCGAAGGTAGAGATCATCAGTTTGAGTATAGGTGTGTGGCAGCAGATGGTCAGGTACTGTGGTTGCGAAACAGAGCATATATTGTTCGCGATAGCGAAGGCGCTGTCGTGAAGGTGCGAGGACTGATGATTGACATCACTGAAGCTAAGCAAGCAGAGGAAACACTTTCAGCACGCGCTGAGGAACTCGCCCGCTTGACGATTGTGCTGACGCAGACGAACGCGGCTTTGGAGAAACGCAACCAGGAACTCGATCAGTTTGCGTATGTGATCTCCCACGATTTGAAAGCGCCACTGCGGGCAATTGCTAACCTCTCACTGTGGCTGGAAGAAGATTTGGGCGACAAGCTGGGCGAGGACACGCAACACCAAATGAATCTGCTGCGAGGGCGTGTTCATCGCATGGAAAATTTAATTAATGGTATCCTCGAATACTCCCGTGTGGGGCGCTTGCAGACGGAGTTAGAAACGGTCTCTGTAGAGGTAATCCTCAAAGATGTGATCGATTCTGTTGCTCCGCCACCCACGTTTACGGTTGAAGTTTGCCCTGGAATGCCAACGTTAAAAACCTCGCGGTTGCTTTTAGAGCAAGTTTTTTCTAATTTGATCAGCAATGCCATCAAACACCATGATCGTCCAGATGGTTGTGTGAAGGTCACATTTCAAGAGAAAAAAGATTTCTACGAGTTTTCTGTAGCCGATGATGGGCCGGGGATTGCGCCACAATATCACGAGCGAGTGTTTGTCATTTTTCAAACGCTACAATCACGCGATACGACAGAAAACACCGGCATTGGGTTGTCTTTGGTCAAGAAAATTGTTGAAAGTGAAGGCGGCACCATTTCTGTAGACTCTCAAGAAGGTCAAGGGACAGCCATTCGCTTTACTTGGCCAAAGATCGGCAAAAAAACGGAATAA
- a CDS encoding HAMP domain-containing protein produces the protein MSSSQAVQERTDDLDEKQLLRTLAAVKKGDFSVRMPLDQTGIAGKIADTLNDIIELNERMAAELERIGTVVGKEGKITQRASLGNAGGSWTASVNSVNTLITDLVQPTAETARVIRAVANGDLSQKIAPEIEGRPLKGEFLQTAKIVNTMVDQLSSFASEVTRVAREVGSEGKLGVQAEVQGVAGTWKDLTDSVNSMAGNLTAQVRNIAEVTTAVANGDLSKKITVDVKGEILELKNTINIMVDQLNSFASEVTRVAREVGTEGKLGVQADVRGVAGTWKDLTDSVNSMAGNLTAQVRNIAEVTTAVANGDLSKKITVDVKGEILELKNTVNIMVDQLNSFASEVTRVAREVGSEGKLGVQAEVRGVAGTWKDLTDSVNFMAGSLTAQVRNIAEVTTAVANGDLSKKITVDVRGEILELKNTINIMVDQLNSFASEVTRVAREVGTEGKLGVQAEVRGVAGTWKDLTDSVNSMAGNLTAQVRNIAEVTTAVANGDLSKKITVDVKGEILELKNTINIMVDQLNSFASEVTRVAREVGSEGKLGGQADVKGVAGTWKDLTDSVNFMAGSLTAQVRNIAEVTTAVANGDLSKKITVDVKGEILELKNTINIMVDQLNSFASEVTRVAREVGSEGKLGVQAEVRGVAGTWKDLTDSVNSMAGNLTAQVRNIAEVTTAVANGDLSKKITVDVRGEILELKNTINIMVDQLSSFASEVTRVAREVGTEGKLGVQAEVRGVAGTWKDLTDNVNSMAGNLTAQVRNIAEVATAIANGDLSKKITVQVKGEILELKNTINVMVDQLSSFASEVTRVAREVGSEGKLGGQADVRGVAGTWKDLTDSVNFMAGSLTAQVRNIAAVTTAVANGDLSKKITVDVKGEILELKNTVNVMVDQLNSFASEVTRVAREVGTEGKLGVQAEVRGVAGTWKDLTDSVNSMAGNLTAQVRNIAEVTTAVANGDLSKKITVDVKGEILELKNTINIMVDQLSSFASEVTRVAREVGTEGKLGVQAYVKGVAGTWKDLTDNVNSMAGNLTAQVRNIAEVTKAVANGDLSKKITVDVKGEILDLKNTINVMVDQLSSFASEVTRVAREVGSEGKLGGQADVKGVAGTWKDLTDNVNSMAGNLTAQVRGIARVVTAVANGDLKRKLMLEAKGEIETLADTINEMIDTLATFADQVTTVAREVGIEGKLGGQAKVPGAAGTWRALTDNVNELAANLTTQIRTIAEIATAVTKGDLTRTINVQAEGEVAVLKDNINQMIANLRETTQKNTEQDWLKTNLAKFTRMLQGQRDLETVSKLILSELAPLVSAQHGVFYLMEAGVAHQPFLKLLSTYAYRERKHLANQFHLGEGLVGQCALERERILLTEVPSDYIKISSGLGESTPLNAVVLPVLFEGQVTAVIELASFRRFSEIHLTFFDQLTESIAIVLNTIAASMRTEELLKQSTALAEELQTQQKELTETNKRLEQQAQSLKASEELLKNQQEQLQQTNEELEEKARLLSIQNREVERKNREIEQARRSVEEKAEQLALTSKYKSEFLANMSHELRTPLNSLLILARLLSDNADGNLSAKQVEYTRTIHSAGTDLLGLINDILDLAKIESGTMSVEIDPLLFTDLSNQMERTFRQVAQDKGLNFSLVFDEKLPRAIYTDSKRLQQVLKNLLSNAFKFTDSGEVRLRVELATQGWSPEQETLNRAETIVGFSVMDTGIGIAPEKQKVIFEAFQQADGTTSRKYGGTGLGLSISREIARLLGGEIVLVSSLGHGSTFTLYLPHTYMPPANPAKPEELHYLSLDRGDSEGGHSNNFPQSRQWNPDRRREEGWSLRSANPENSTPSSTPEAEVLAQSKNDPSSLAISQQLSDDRDNIHPGDRVLLIVEDDMNFARILLDMARQVGFKGLVALRSEAGLAMAHELKPHAIMLDIRLPGMDGWTVLDRLKHDPATRHIPVHILTVEAARQRGLKMGALAYLQKPVTREALIEGLVNIKSFVERPVKNLLVVVVNENQRQNIVDLIGNSDVATTAVGTGEEALSALKAGTGEAVGRHYDCVVIDLDLPDMSGLELIEQLTQEFTAGSRGVVPLPIIVYTDRSLTEQQAFELKRISESIIIKALGSPETLFNETALFLHRVQENLPEPKRQMIEKLYQIDPLLVGKKVLIVDDDVRNIFALTSMLERHQMQVLYAENGSDGISMLQKISDIDVVLMDVMMPTMDGYETMRHIRKISNFRSLPIIALTAKAMKGDREKCLEAGASDYITKPVDTEQLLSLLRVWLYR, from the coding sequence ATGTCAAGCTCACAAGCAGTCCAAGAACGTACAGACGATTTAGATGAAAAGCAGCTATTAAGAACTCTTGCCGCTGTCAAGAAAGGTGACTTTTCTGTGCGGATGCCCCTCGACCAAACCGGCATAGCAGGTAAAATTGCGGATACGCTCAACGATATCATCGAACTTAATGAAAGGATGGCCGCCGAATTAGAGCGAATCGGCACCGTTGTGGGTAAAGAAGGCAAAATTACCCAGCGGGCATCGCTTGGAAACGCCGGCGGTTCTTGGACAGCAAGCGTTAATTCTGTCAATACTCTAATCACAGATTTAGTTCAGCCCACAGCCGAAACTGCCAGAGTCATTCGGGCCGTTGCAAATGGTGATTTATCGCAAAAGATCGCACCTGAAATAGAAGGCCGGCCCCTAAAAGGAGAATTCCTTCAAACTGCCAAGATTGTCAACACAATGGTTGATCAACTGAGTTCCTTCGCCTCAGAAGTAACACGGGTGGCGCGAGAAGTCGGTTCAGAAGGGAAATTAGGCGTGCAAGCCGAAGTTCAAGGCGTCGCCGGCACCTGGAAAGATTTAACGGATAGCGTTAACTCAATGGCCGGTAATCTGACAGCCCAGGTGCGGAACATTGCCGAAGTCACGACAGCTGTAGCTAATGGCGACCTTTCTAAGAAAATTACGGTTGACGTAAAAGGTGAAATTTTAGAGCTGAAAAACACCATAAACATCATGGTGGATCAGCTCAACTCCTTTGCTTCAGAAGTAACACGGGTGGCGCGAGAAGTCGGAACCGAAGGCAAATTAGGTGTGCAGGCAGATGTGCGCGGAGTCGCCGGCACTTGGAAAGATTTAACGGATAGCGTTAACTCAATGGCGGGTAATCTGACAGCCCAGGTGCGGAACATTGCGGAAGTGACAACGGCTGTAGCTAATGGGGATCTTTCTAAGAAAATTACGGTTGACGTAAAAGGTGAAATTTTAGAGCTGAAAAATACCGTCAACATCATGGTGGATCAGCTCAACTCCTTTGCTTCAGAAGTGACACGGGTGGCGCGAGAAGTCGGTTCGGAAGGGAAATTAGGCGTACAAGCAGAAGTTCGAGGCGTTGCCGGCACCTGGAAAGATTTAACGGATAGCGTTAATTTCATGGCCGGCTCATTAACCGCCCAGGTGCGGAATATTGCCGAAGTCACGACAGCTGTAGCTAATGGCGACCTTTCTAAGAAGATTACCGTAGATGTCAGAGGTGAAATTTTAGAGCTGAAAAACACCATAAACATCATGGTCGATCAGCTCAACTCCTTCGCCTCGGAAGTGACGCGGGTGGCGCGAGAGGTGGGAACCGAAGGCAAATTAGGTGTACAAGCGGAAGTCCGAGGCGTTGCCGGCACCTGGAAAGATTTAACGGATAGCGTTAACTCAATGGCCGGCAATCTGACAGCCCAGGTGCGGAATATCGCGGAAGTGACGACGGCTGTAGCGAACGGGGATTTGTCTAAGAAAATTACGGTTGACGTAAAAGGTGAAATTTTAGAGCTGAAAAACACGATTAACATCATGGTGGATCAGCTCAACTCCTTTGCCTCAGAAGTAACGCGCGTGGCGCGAGAGGTGGGTTCGGAAGGGAAATTAGGCGGTCAAGCAGATGTTAAGGGGGTCGCCGGCACCTGGAAAGATTTAACCGATAGCGTAAATTTCATGGCCGGCTCATTAACCGCCCAAGTGCGGAATATTGCCGAAGTCACGACGGCTGTAGCGAACGGGGATTTGTCTAAGAAAATTACGGTTGACGTAAAAGGTGAAATTTTAGAGCTGAAAAACACCATCAACATCATGGTGGATCAGCTCAACTCCTTTGCCTCAGAAGTAACGCGCGTGGCGCGAGAGGTGGGTTCGGAAGGGAAATTAGGCGTACAAGCAGAAGTCCGAGGGGTAGCCGGCACCTGGAAAGATTTAACCGATAGCGTTAACTCAATGGCCGGCAATCTGACAGCCCAGGTGCGGAATATCGCGGAAGTGACGACGGCTGTAGCTAACGGCGACCTCTCTAAGAAAATCACCGTAGACGTTAGAGGTGAAATTTTAGAGCTGAAAAACACGATTAACATCATGGTGGATCAGCTCAGCTCGTTTGCCTCGGAAGTGACGCGGGTGGCGCGAGAGGTGGGAACCGAGGGTAAATTAGGCGTGCAAGCGGAAGTGCGAGGGGTAGCCGGCACCTGGAAAGACTTAACCGACAACGTGAACTCAATGGCCGGTAATCTGACAGCCCAGGTGCGGAACATTGCAGAGGTGGCAACCGCAATCGCAAATGGCGACCTCTCCAAGAAAATTACTGTACAGGTTAAAGGCGAAATTTTAGAGCTGAAGAACACCATCAACGTCATGGTGGATCAGCTCAGCTCGTTTGCCTCAGAAGTAACACGGGTGGCGCGAGAAGTCGGTTCGGAAGGGAAATTAGGGGGTCAGGCAGATGTGCGCGGCGTTGCCGGCACCTGGAAAGACTTAACAGATAGCGTGAACTTCATGGCCGGCTCATTAACCGCCCAAGTGCGAAATATTGCCGCTGTGACGACGGCTGTAGCAAATGGTGACCTTTCTAAGAAAATCACGGTTGACGTAAAAGGTGAAATTTTAGAGCTGAAAAACACGGTCAACGTCATGGTGGATCAGCTCAACTCCTTCGCCTCAGAGGTGACGCGGGTGGCGCGAGAGGTGGGAACCGAAGGGAAATTAGGTGTACAAGCGGAAGTGCGAGGGGTGGCCGGCACCTGGAAAGACTTAACCGATAGCGTTAACTCAATGGCCGGTAATCTGACAGCCCAGGTGCGGAATATCGCGGAAGTGACGACGGCTGTAGCGAACGGGGATTTGTCTAAGAAAATCACGGTTGACGTAAAAGGTGAAATTTTAGAGCTGAAAAACACGATTAACATCATGGTGGATCAGCTCAGCTCGTTTGCCTCGGAAGTAACGCGGGTGGCGCGAGAGGTGGGAACTGAAGGGAAGTTGGGCGTGCAGGCGTATGTTAAGGGGGTCGCCGGCACTTGGAAAGACTTAACCGACAACGTGAACTCAATGGCCGGCAATCTGACAGCCCAGGTGCGGAACATTGCCGAAGTGACGAAAGCTGTTGCAAACGGCGACCTCTCGAAGAAAATTACCGTCGATGTCAAAGGCGAGATTTTGGATCTGAAGAACACCATCAACGTCATGGTGGATCAGCTCAGCTCGTTTGCCTCAGAAGTCACGCGGGTGGCGCGAGAAGTCGGTTCGGAAGGGAAATTAGGCGGTCAGGCAGATGTCAAGGGCGTCGCCGGCACCTGGAAAGACCTCACCGACAACGTGAACTCAATGGCCGGCAACTTAACCGCCCAAGTGCGAGGTATCGCCCGCGTGGTGACGGCAGTTGCCAATGGTGACTTGAAGCGAAAACTGATGCTGGAGGCAAAAGGGGAAATTGAAACCTTAGCCGACACGATCAACGAGATGATCGACACGCTGGCGACCTTTGCCGATCAAGTTACCACAGTGGCGCGAGAAGTGGGGATTGAAGGGAAATTGGGCGGTCAGGCCAAAGTGCCTGGTGCGGCGGGAACCTGGAGGGCGCTAACCGACAACGTGAACGAACTGGCAGCAAATTTAACCACCCAGATCCGAACGATTGCTGAAATTGCAACCGCCGTGACGAAGGGCGATTTGACCCGAACCATTAACGTCCAAGCAGAAGGCGAGGTGGCCGTCCTCAAAGACAACATCAACCAGATGATTGCCAACCTGCGAGAAACAACGCAGAAAAACACTGAGCAAGACTGGTTGAAGACCAATTTGGCTAAGTTTACCCGGATGCTACAGGGTCAGCGAGACTTGGAGACGGTTTCCAAACTTATCCTCTCAGAATTGGCTCCATTGGTTTCTGCCCAACATGGGGTGTTCTACCTCATGGAAGCCGGTGTGGCGCATCAACCCTTTTTGAAACTTCTCAGCACTTATGCTTATCGCGAGCGCAAGCATCTGGCGAATCAGTTCCACTTGGGTGAAGGATTGGTCGGACAGTGTGCTTTGGAAAGGGAACGAATTCTGCTGACTGAGGTGCCGAGCGACTATATCAAAATCAGCTCTGGGTTAGGGGAATCCACTCCGCTCAATGCCGTTGTGCTGCCGGTGTTGTTTGAGGGGCAAGTGACGGCGGTGATTGAATTAGCCTCCTTCCGGCGCTTTAGTGAGATTCACCTCACATTCTTCGATCAACTGACTGAAAGTATTGCCATCGTGCTCAATACAATCGCTGCCAGTATGCGGACTGAGGAATTACTCAAACAGTCCACAGCACTGGCAGAAGAACTGCAAACTCAGCAAAAAGAACTGACAGAGACGAACAAGCGATTAGAACAGCAAGCTCAATCGCTGAAAGCCTCTGAGGAACTGCTGAAGAACCAGCAGGAACAGTTGCAGCAAACCAACGAAGAACTTGAAGAAAAGGCGCGGTTGCTGTCGATTCAAAACCGGGAAGTTGAACGCAAGAATCGGGAAATTGAACAGGCGCGACGCTCTGTGGAAGAGAAAGCCGAACAGTTGGCGCTTACTTCTAAATACAAGTCGGAGTTTTTGGCGAATATGTCGCACGAGTTGCGGACGCCGCTCAACAGCTTGTTAATTTTAGCTCGCCTACTGTCGGATAACGCCGATGGCAATCTCAGCGCCAAGCAAGTGGAATACACTCGCACGATTCATTCTGCCGGCACGGATCTGCTGGGGTTAATTAATGACATCCTCGATTTAGCCAAAATTGAATCGGGAACCATGTCAGTGGAAATCGATCCGCTGCTGTTCACAGATTTGTCGAACCAGATGGAGCGAACATTCCGTCAAGTCGCCCAAGATAAGGGCTTGAACTTCAGCCTTGTGTTTGATGAGAAACTGCCAAGGGCGATTTATACCGACTCGAAACGCTTGCAGCAAGTGCTGAAAAATCTGCTCTCCAACGCCTTTAAATTTACAGACTCTGGAGAGGTGCGGTTGCGAGTTGAGCTGGCAACCCAAGGATGGAGTCCTGAGCAGGAGACATTAAATCGCGCTGAGACGATCGTTGGTTTCTCGGTGATGGACACCGGCATCGGCATCGCCCCTGAAAAGCAAAAAGTCATTTTTGAAGCCTTCCAACAGGCAGATGGCACCACCAGCCGCAAATATGGCGGCACCGGCTTGGGCTTATCCATCAGCCGCGAAATCGCCCGACTCCTCGGCGGAGAAATTGTCTTAGTTAGCAGCCTCGGCCACGGCAGTACCTTTACGCTTTACTTGCCCCACACCTATATGCCTCCCGCGAACCCTGCCAAGCCAGAAGAATTGCATTATTTGTCGCTGGATCGCGGGGATTCCGAAGGGGGGCACAGCAACAATTTCCCACAATCCCGGCAGTGGAATCCAGACAGGCGCAGGGAAGAAGGCTGGTCGCTTCGCTCCGCGAATCCGGAGAATTCCACCCCCAGCAGCACTCCTGAGGCAGAAGTCTTAGCACAGTCCAAGAACGACCCTTCCTCCTTAGCGATCTCGCAGCAACTGAGTGATGATCGCGATAATATTCATCCGGGCGATCGCGTGCTGTTGATTGTGGAGGATGACATGAACTTCGCCCGCATCCTGTTAGATATGGCACGACAGGTCGGCTTTAAAGGGTTGGTGGCGCTGCGTAGCGAAGCCGGCTTGGCGATGGCCCACGAATTGAAACCCCACGCCATCATGCTCGATATCCGGCTGCCAGGAATGGACGGCTGGACGGTTCTTGATCGCTTAAAGCACGACCCGGCAACGCGTCATATCCCGGTTCATATTCTCACGGTTGAGGCGGCGCGGCAACGGGGGTTGAAAATGGGAGCACTGGCTTATCTACAAAAGCCTGTTACCCGCGAGGCGCTAATTGAGGGGTTGGTGAATATCAAAAGTTTTGTTGAGCGTCCGGTGAAGAACTTGCTGGTTGTGGTTGTTAACGAAAATCAGCGTCAAAATATTGTCGATTTGATCGGTAACAGCGACGTCGCAACCACTGCGGTGGGAACGGGTGAGGAGGCGCTCTCAGCCCTAAAGGCAGGGACGGGTGAGGCGGTAGGCCGGCACTACGATTGTGTCGTCATCGATTTGGATCTACCCGATATGAGTGGGTTAGAACTGATTGAGCAGCTCACTCAGGAGTTTACCGCCGGCTCACGGGGTGTTGTGCCTCTACCCATTATCGTTTATACCGACAGAAGCTTAACTGAACAGCAAGCATTTGAACTCAAGCGGATTTCTGAAAGCATCATCATTAAAGCTTTGGGTTCGCCAGAAACTCTATTTAATGAAACCGCTTTGTTCCTGCACCGGGTTCAAGAGAATTTGCCTGAACCCAAACGACAGATGATCGAAAAGCTGTATCAAATAGACCCGCTTCTGGTCGGCAAAAAAGTCTTGATCGTAGATGACGATGTCCGCAATATCTTCGCGCTCACCAGTATGTTAGAGCGCCATCAAATGCAGGTCTTATATGCCGAAAACGGTTCTGATGGCATTTCGATGTTGCAAAAAATATCTGACATTGATGTTGTCTTGATGGATGTAATGATGCCAACAATGGATGGGTATGAAACTATGCGCCATATCCGCAAAATTTCTAACTTCCGGTCTCTCCCCATTATTGCCCTGACGGCTAAAGCTATGAAAGGTGATCGGGAAAAATGTCTGGAAGCCGGTGCGTCTGACTACATTACCAAGCCGGTTGATACTGAGCAGTTGCTCTCACTGCTGCGGGTCTGGCTCTATCGGTAA
- a CDS encoding HAMP domain-containing sensor histidine kinase has protein sequence MKTKQAELDTWSTALSESVADALENNDLMQVELLVKRYGAPETINLRIFGPEGRLLSTSSPEIDWQITDWLEIPGVREGLKNKRVRGFGKGVLSNDDRVFAVQPLNRNGQMIGLLRMSLTLSQFQRQFRTVISTVLGTLLLTFLLCGAISLWLARSMATPIQAMSRFAVRLGSGHLGEKLNIFGSDELGQLAIELNRMSERLASLDNERRSFLANVSHELRTPVSNVKVTLEALERGAAEDPELRTRFIRTAQDETVRLSRLIQDLLDLGRLEAGVVRLEEQPLSLQSLINRAVSAMELRVQSKGMSIQQDIPDVQIQGDPERLLQAFLNILDNAIKYSVSNSRIFVSGQVEGCKVAVQIRDQGAGISETDLPHIFEEFYTADSSRKKGGTGLGLAIARRIVVAHGGNISVHSKAPEGAVFTVFLPLTS, from the coding sequence ATGAAAACAAAACAGGCAGAATTAGATACGTGGTCTACCGCTTTGAGTGAAAGCGTAGCCGATGCGCTCGAAAACAACGATTTGATGCAAGTGGAATTGCTCGTGAAACGCTACGGCGCACCCGAAACCATCAATCTGCGAATCTTTGGGCCAGAAGGTCGCCTCTTGTCTACCTCCTCTCCCGAAATAGATTGGCAAATAACCGACTGGTTAGAAATTCCAGGCGTTAGAGAAGGACTTAAAAACAAGCGGGTGCGAGGCTTTGGCAAAGGTGTTCTTTCAAACGATGACAGAGTGTTTGCCGTGCAGCCACTGAACCGCAACGGTCAAATGATCGGTCTGTTGCGGATGTCCCTAACCCTCAGTCAGTTCCAGCGCCAGTTTAGAACGGTCATTTCTACAGTTCTAGGAACCCTGCTCTTAACGTTCTTACTTTGTGGTGCAATTAGTTTATGGCTCGCTCGCAGCATGGCTACACCGATCCAAGCTATGTCCCGATTTGCCGTGCGCCTTGGCAGTGGTCATTTAGGTGAGAAACTCAACATTTTTGGCAGCGATGAACTTGGACAATTGGCCATTGAATTGAACCGGATGAGCGAACGGCTGGCTTCACTCGATAACGAACGGCGATCGTTCCTGGCAAATGTATCTCACGAACTCCGCACTCCAGTGAGCAATGTTAAAGTGACTCTCGAAGCCCTAGAAAGGGGAGCCGCTGAAGACCCGGAGTTACGCACCCGGTTTATCCGAACCGCACAGGATGAAACAGTGCGCCTGTCACGACTGATCCAAGATTTGCTGGATTTAGGCCGGCTTGAAGCCGGTGTTGTTCGTTTGGAGGAGCAACCTTTGAGTCTTCAATCTCTCATCAACCGAGCTGTCAGTGCAATGGAACTGCGGGTGCAATCCAAAGGAATGAGCATCCAGCAAGATATTCCAGACGTGCAGATCCAAGGCGATCCAGAACGCTTACTGCAAGCTTTTTTAAACATCCTGGATAATGCGATTAAGTATTCCGTGTCAAACTCTAGAATATTTGTTTCTGGTCAAGTAGAAGGCTGTAAAGTTGCTGTACAAATCCGAGATCAGGGAGCCGGGATCAGCGAAACCGATCTTCCCCATATTTTTGAAGAGTTTTATACAGCAGACTCCTCTCGCAAGAAAGGTGGAACCGGCTTGGGACTGGCCATTGCTCGGCGTATTGTTGTAGCCCACGGAGGAAATATTAGCGTTCACAGTAAAGCGCCTGAAGGAGCGGTATTTACGGTTTTTCTGCCCCTCACTTCTTAA